ATCAACGTAACACTATTCGGCCTAATCCCAACCATTTCCATTCGCGAAAACATGTTAAGCGCTTCTCTTCCATATCCGTTAACAGCCAACGCAGAAATCACTGTCGACCAAGTAACAACACTCCTCATTTCCATGCTCTCGAACAACTCAACCGCCTTCTTTACATTCCCCGATTTTGCATACACATCAACAAGTGTATTATTAAGAGACACAGTTCTGCGTAACCTGTGTTTTATAACATAACTATGTATCCATTCACCCAACTCAACCTCACCCAAGTGAGCACAAGCCGAAAGCACAGCTAACATCGTTACTTCATCAGGCTTCGCGCCAACTTCCATCATTTTCCGAAAAACACCAATAGCTTGAGAAAACTGATTCCCCTGAGCGTACCCCGCAATCATAGTAGTCCAAGAAACCACATTCTTCTCACCCATATCATCAAACAAGTACTTCGCGGTATCCATATCACGAGCCTTAACATAACCCGCAATCACAGCATTCCACAAGCCCACATTTCTGTCAGGCATTTTATCGAACACCTTACGTGCATCAGATACGCACCCAAAAGAAGAATACGCCCGTACAACAGAAGTTGCTACATGTACATCATTGTTCAATCCAGTTAAAATAGCTTCACAATGAATTTGCCTAACGGTGATAAGACAAGTTACTGCATTTAACACAAAAGGGATAGAGTAAGTATCATGATATAAGCCAATAGCTCTAGCTTGTCTATAAAGGAAAATAGCATCCTTAAATAAATGCTGTTGTTTAGAGAAAATACTGATCATAGTATTGTAAAGATATATGTTCGGATTGGGGTTTGAAGTGAAAATTGAATATGCATAGTTGACAAAGCCAAGGGTGGAACATGTGTGGAAAAATTGGCTGAGAATGAAGTTGTCTTGATCTAAAGCCCGATGTATCATAAAGCCATGTGTTTGATAAATGTGATTTTTGTGGGAACATTTTTTAAGCAAAGCTAAAAATGAGTCTTCTAGTTGAAAACTGGAGTTGTGATAGTTGTAATGGGAGTTATTGGAATTGGGTTTTACTACAGCATGAACAAGTTTAGAAAATGGCCGCAACATTTGCTTGTTTGGCGCTTGCATCCATTTCTTACAACTTTATTATGCCAAAAGTTAATTCTCCCTCAGTTTTTAAATAAATGgtgttttagattttttattttgtttcaaaataagtgatcTTTGTGATTTCATGATgaaattgatcttattctttca
The sequence above is drawn from the Lycium ferocissimum isolate CSIRO_LF1 unplaced genomic scaffold, AGI_CSIRO_Lferr_CH_V1 ctg10146, whole genome shotgun sequence genome and encodes:
- the LOC132041422 gene encoding pentatricopeptide repeat-containing protein At5g56310-like, with translation MQAPNKQMLRPFSKLVHAVVKPNSNNSHYNYHNSSFQLEDSFLALLKKCSHKNHIYQTHGFMIHRALDQDNFILSQFFHTCSTLGFVNYAYSIFTSNPNPNIYLYNTMISIFSKQQHLFKDAIFLYRQARAIGLYHDTYSIPFVLNAVTCLITVRQIHCEAILTGLNNDVHVATSVVRAYSSFGCVSDARKVFDKMPDRNVGLWNAVIAGYVKARDMDTAKYLFDDMGEKNVVSWTTMIAGYAQGNQFSQAIGVFRKMMEVGAKPDEVTMLAVLSACAHLGEVELGEWIHSYVIKHRLRRTVSLNNTLVDVYAKSGNVKKAVELFESMEMRSVVTWSTVISALAVNGYGREALNMFSRMEMVGIRPNSVT